A single genomic interval of Rhododendron vialii isolate Sample 1 chromosome 3a, ASM3025357v1 harbors:
- the LOC131319548 gene encoding aquaporin TIP1-2, which translates to MPIYKIAVGNPGEASHPDALKAALAEFISMLIFVFAGEGSGMAFNKLTDDGSTTPAGLVAAALAHAFALFVAISVGANISGGHVNPAVTFGAFLGGNITLLRGILYWIAQLLGSVVACLLLKCATGGLETSAFSLSSGVSASNALVFEIVMTFGLVYTVYATAVDPKKGNVGIVAPIAIGFIVGANILAGGAFDGASMNPAVSFGPAVVSWTWTNHWVYWAGPLIGAAIAALIYDNILIGDNAHEQLPTTDY; encoded by the exons ATGCCAATATACAAAATTGCTGTTGGGAATCCGGGAGAGGCAAGCCACCCCGACGCTCTCAAGGCAGCATTGGCTGAGTTCATCTCAAtgctcatttttgtttttgcaggGGAAGGTTCCGGCATGGCCTTCA ACAAGCTAACCGACGATGGGTCGACGACTCCAGCCGGCCTTGTGGCTGCGGCGTTAGCTCATGCGTTTGCTCTGTTTGTGGCGATTTCGGTTGGTGCAAATATTTCAGGAGGTCACGTTAATCCCGCGGTGACATTCGGGGCCTTTCTTGGTGGCAACATCACCCTATTGAGGGGCATCTTGTATTGGATTGCTCAGTTGCTGGGTTCAGTTGTTGCTTGCTTGCTTCTCAAGTGCGCCACCGGAGGATTG GAAACTTCTGCATTTTCCCTCTCCTCTGGCGTCTCCGCCTCAAATGCACTTGTGTTCGAGATCGTGATGACATTCGGCCTCGTCTACACAGTGTACGCAACAGCAGTCGATCCCAAGAAGGGTAACGTGGGCATTGTTGCGCCCATTGCAATTGGTTTCATTGTGGGTGCCAACATCTTAGCCGGTGGGGCCTTCGATGGTGCATCCATGAACCCAGCAGTCTCTTTTGGGCCTGCCGTGGTTAGCTGGACCTGGACCAACCACTGGGTGTATTGGGCGGGCCCGCTTATTGGTGCTGCCATTGCTGCGCTTATCTACGATAACATCCTAATTGGTGACAATGCTCATGAGCAACTACCCACAACTGATTATTAG